ttcatttaatcccAACATATAATTCTCTGCGCGATGTAAAAgcaaaatttcacttttcagaAATGACCGatcaacaaaaatattagcaagtgaaaaacttttaaaattttaatgagaTTCTTTTTCAATTGACCGTGTCTTACTTTCATgcgatttttaaattatttgtcttttatgttagaaAATTAATGGTGATTCATGATTTTCTCGCAGATGAATTCAATgggacaattttttatatttttgaataaataaataaaagtttgaaattatactctaaaattgaaaactaCTACTCTATTGAAAGAACATTATTGACccatataaaatactaaaataatttttctttatcaataaaaatgtatttgttAATTTGTAAGTAAGGAGATTTgaatctctttcttttttcgtcTTTTATTatcaagttaattttattttttaaaaatgaatcttaaaaaaataaaagattaaaataactttttataaaaGATGATAGTAACATTTCCCGAGGTTTCGTATAATGACATAAAtgcctcataattttttttaattattacatttgtttttctttagagGAATATTAGTATAAGATttgaagaaatattaaaaagatgtattagtgttatattttaaatcatataaagagatattattgtaatatttttaaacttaaaaggaGGTTACcgtaaaagaatgaaaaaaaataaaattatgtaatttgataaaattcaaGAAGTGATATAAGGATATAACTTGCCTAGttgctctaaatttaaaaaataaaaatatagattttaAACCGTTaaaatattggttaaaattacttttataaaactttaaaataaagaatcaaTAATGATAGCAGTATTTTGTAAGTTTTGATTCCGCAGGGCGAAGGGGGTCAGTAGCCTGACCATTAGTTATACGAAAAAGGACATTTGGTCTGTGTTTGGTAGGCCCACACTGTCCCTCCAAATTGACACCACTATTCTCCTttcccatttatttatttatttttatccattttcGGACTCAACATATTCGTTCAATGCAGATACATATAGCTATCCTTTTCATTTCACATTCACACACgcgctttttttcttcttctttccttgcCAGAGATCAGATATTTTCTAAACTGcctcaaaaattaataatcttacACGACAATACTTTTGGGTTGCTTAACCCACTTTCTTTTGGCAATGTTAACGCACTTTAATTCAAATgctctttcttatttatttattcattttattttaatttccccTCTTTCGTCTCAAGTCCCAAGTGAAGTCCATTCTTTGTCTTTTCTTCCCCCCTTTTTCCCCCATTTCACCACCCCCACACTGCATTCCTCTGTCAAAACCCTAGATTTTCAAATCTAGGGTTTTGTTTTCTTAACTTGTTACGGTTATGGTTATGGTTCTGGTTCAGGAACTGAACTCCCACCCTTGCTAATTTCACTTTTCTCTTCTCAATCTTAGCCTCTGGTTTTTCTACATTTTCCCTCCCTCGCTAACCTCTGCCATGGGATTTTCAATGCTGATTTTGTTTCACCTCTAAAGCCACtccctctcttattttcttcaaCCTTTTGGCATTCGCAACTCATCTTCTTTGTGGTGTTTCTAGGTAAACGAGACCCTTGTACGTGCATTCACTTGACAAAATCTCCGAGCTTGTTACTTGAATATCTGGAGCTAGCTTCTGGGCTTTagatcctcttctttcttctttgcatTAGGGTTAAAGATCTATTTTTTCCATCATTGTGAAAGCTATTTGCTTTTGACTAGTAGAAGGGTACCTAGCTAAACCCCTGTTTTTACATCTTCACTAGTTTCATAGTTTAAGAAGTTAGTAGCACCAGTGAAAGGGTTTGAAGTTGAGGAGGAAAAATTATCACAATTGACAAACCTGTTAGTAAATGCATGGATGGGAGAGAAGGCATGGCATTTCCTGGTGGCTCTGCTCCATATTACATGCAGCATAGAGGAGGAGGGGTTGGTGGGTCTGTTCCAGGAACCGGGACACAGAGTGGAGGGTTTCAACCACCCTCTGGCTTTAGAGCTTTGTCAAATGTCTCTCCAGGTTCTGCATTTAAAGTAGAGTCTCAGCCTCAACATGCTAGTTTTAGTCATGGCATTAACACAGGTTCCTCTCCTGATGGTGGAAGTGGAGTGCCTTCTTCTGGTGAGcctgtgaagaagaaaagagggaGGCCTAGGAAGTATGGCCCTGATGGATCTGTTTCCTTGATGCTCTCTCCCATGTCTGCCACTGCTAATTCCACCCCGGGATCGGGCACTTCTTCGGAGAAACGACCCAGGGGGCGCCCACCTGGAAGTGGAAGGAAGCAACAGCTTGCCACTCTAGGTACTTTTATAATTATGTGAGAGTTTGAAATTATCATTTCCTGTTGATTACTTGATCTTGTTCATATtgggatctagcttctcaaaagTGAAAGTATCATTTGAAAGAGGAAAGTGATCTGTTAATAATTGTTGACAAGGTCCCCAAAAGATGTTGCTTTGTTTCTTTGGTCCTGAAGTTGACAGCTCGCTGACAAGTTTTTCCTATTGAAATTGTTAACTTGCTTTTAAGTTTTGAATTCATCCTTTTGGGgtatggatgaaaaaaaaaaacgggGACCAAAGCAATACATCTAAACATCTTTTAAGAGactaaattatgtattttctccgagaaaattaataaatgagattatGATCAAATACATGCACTGTATAACAAACTATGAGGTATTAGTTTCTGATTACATCCTGACTTTGAGTTTcctattttgctttcatttataATGTTTTAAAGAAAGGCAGTGGATGCGCATCCTTTCATTTCATACTGTTACTTTTCCATTTCTACACACTATTGTTTGAAgtgacaatttttattttcttcttttcttttgcttttatcTGTTtggaatatttttctattttttgccATTATTGTGCTTTATGTTTGTGGTCCTGGACTCCGAGTTATTGTTATCTCATTACCTCTTAGTCATAAATCCTGCTTCAAGAATCCTTGAATTGGTAATCATTACAATACATGGATTTCCTGGACATTTATTGATTGAACTGAGGAGATTAATGCGAGTTTGGTTCTGCTTATTTTGAAAAACGACATTTCTTTTGTGAGCTTCCTGAGATAGCTTttgaaataactaaaaaaaaagtaggtTCTCAAACAAGCACCTGAACAGAAGCAAGTGTCTATTATCATGATTTGCTATGTTGATCTTATATACTGATCACAATACTTATTGCGGATTCTCAAGCATGTGCTTAAACAGAAGCAAGTTTCCACTATCATGATTCAAATGTCAATCTTATATATCTTATGTAAAGACTGCAATACTTAATTATTGGCAGttaccattcaaatttctggTCTAGATTCACCCCTCATCCCAAAAGAATTTTGAAACCATGAAAACCTAGACCCTTAGTTTTGCCCTTTACCCTTCCCTTTCTGGTgcaattgtttcttttttattattttgatggtAACTAACAGTCGTAATTGAAAATGCTATCTTCTATCAATTTTGCTAGAGTTTTCAACAGCATTTCTGTTCTTCTCCTAGGTGAATGGATGAACAATTCTGCAGGACTGGCCTTTTCACCTCATGTTATCACCGTTGGAGTTGGGGAGGTAGTTATATTCTTCCATTATTTCAGAAGAGCTATaggtttgattatttgtttaattctttttctttgataaatCCTTGGGCTCATGTgggatatttttaaattttaccccccccccccccccccccccccgactTGTCTAACCAAGAAAAGTTTTCTGTACATCCAGAAAATATCattggatatattttttttaaattatagggtGCTTCTCTATTATTCTTAATACCATTGAtatgattattttctttttccattcatGACATGCAAGCCTCGTGGATGGTTTGTATAATTGGCAATTGCTGAATGCACACAAGGATTGAATAGTCACAGTCTTGGATTATCAATGGCATATAAACTACAGAAGATTACATCACACATAAATGTGGTTGCTGATTGTGTGCAACTGATGATACTTATTGGAATCATCTAATTTGATTTTCAACCTTCAAATAATAAGCATAATTGCTGTATTCATCATGTAAACCTTCAAGGTTGTTACTTATTATTTCACATTAATTCAGAAGTTCCTTGAATGATTCAGGACATTGTAgcaaagttattgtcatttgcaaGGCAGAGACCAAGGGCTGTGTGCATCTTAACAGGAACTGGGACAATTTCTTCAGTCACTCTGCGCCAACCCGCTTCTACTAGCATCAGTGTTACATATGAGGTTAAAGAACTAAACACTACTTTccttcactactagaaaatttaACATCAGAAGTATCCTCTGCATTGTCATCTCTATCTCCTTTTCATGGTTCCAACTtagtgataaattattattgtgtagcaagttaattaatttagttatagTTCTGCGCTGTTCAAGTATAAAGAGGTTAATGAAGTTCATTTCAGCAATTCTGGTATTGTATTGTAGTGTGTAAAAATTCAGCTTTATGCAACAGCTAATGAGATTGAGTACTGCTTAAAGTGCTTTAGGTTATTGGTTCTTATGCAATAATAAACattgtatcttttattttttaccttttgcaGGGCCGATTTCAAATATTATGCTTGTCTGGTTCTTACTTGGTTGCTGAAGAAGGTGGACCTCACAATAGAACGGGTGGCATGAGTGTTTCCCTTTCTAGTCCTGATGGTCATATCATTGGTGGTGGTGTTACTAGGCTTGTTGCTGCAAGCCCAGTGCAGGTATTGCCCCAAAATCTCGGTTCCTTGTactaattattcttatttttcttggATGCTCATTCAAGATAtgctgatcaaaaaaaaaaaaaagatatgctAGAATAGTAAGTTCAGCAACAGCAAGTTGTTACTGTGCATAGGGACGTTCAATAATAATCGGTGTTATTGTGCATCTTAGCATGCTTTAGATCCAAACCTTCCCCAATCCAAAGCATTAAGAAATTGAGACTCTGCTTGGTGCAGGTGGTAGCATGCAGTTTCGTATATGGGGGCTCCAAGCCAAAGACTAAAGAAGTGACCACTACCACTACTACTACAAAAGATAGCAGTTCAGAGCCTCAGAGTAGTGATAAGTTAGCGTCTCCAGCCAGTGCTCCTCCACCTAATCAAAACTACACCTCTTCTTCTCCGTCCCCAGGCATTTGGCCTGCATCGTCAAGGCCAGTAGAGGTTAAAAGTGCACATCCACATACTGGTATTGACTTGACGCGTGGGTGAAGACCATTTATTATTCTATAAGAGACTTTGTAGTTTTGTATAGAGATCTCTTGTAAATGAACCGAATTTGTGAGCATTGTGACTCTTCGTATCTATCACTGTTGATGGGTGACAAGTTCGCGCTAACCTATGCTGTAACCAATGGATTTCAGGGTTAATTAACAGTCTTGACTTTGCAAAAAATGTTTGATGAAAAAATGAAAGGCAAAATGTGAAGATTAAAAAAGTGGGAAGTATGTGGTGCTGATTATTACACATCTAGGATCTCACTTAAATGCATTATTTCGTTACTTTTCCAGGCAATCTATTGAGGTTCACAATTAAACAGTTTACATAGATTATCTATAAAAAAGGAATGTGAAACTGATTTATCTCCGTACAACCCACGAATGCAGGTTTATTGGAAAATGACTGGCTAATGGCAGTTCAAAAGAATAGTGAGAAAGGTTCAGTTGGAGGTAGTGTGGTTGCTCCTAATTAGTTGaggcaattaaaatttatattcccTCGTTTCATGCACGTTGAGCtttcaacaaaaatattgaaatatttatCTATTCCAGTTGAGTTCTAATGTTATTGTCTTTGAATACTTTatgtatttatagaaaattagaGTACGGCTATTTTAGTTTTGAGGGAGTTAGATATCTAGGTTTTTTACTTCCAAAGTatgattataaaatattaataatcacGAATAAAGGATAATagattttgtatatttaatttctaacatTTAAACATACCTTATAGGccgtttttatttaatactataAAATTTACAACGAAAATTAGCATTCGACATGGCTGATTTGTTGTACAGTagctttttttttgtcatttaggGAGCAAAACACTAAAAACATAACTTGAAGTCGTttgtcaatattattttttaattttttttttgcatagtgCTTGTAAGTCGTAATGAACTAAAGTGATAGTTAGTTTTGAACTTTAAGCTTctctttgaataatttttttggtagtTTAGAAGGTAAAATTCAACTTGTAGCATTTATAAAAGATAAGCAgcataagaaaaaaatcattaaaattgaaactttcATAGGTGAACCTATTTATAACTAGGTTTTGTATAACTAATCCCAACTAAAAATGAGGTTAAACAATCTCATTCTATGTAATGTGACCCAATAAAATTGTATCAATTTGTTTAGACTTTTTTATGTACAATTCTATGTAATTTTATTGGTTTAT
The nucleotide sequence above comes from Glycine soja cultivar W05 chromosome 11, ASM419377v2, whole genome shotgun sequence. Encoded proteins:
- the LOC114376684 gene encoding AT-hook motif nuclear-localized protein 5-like, giving the protein MDGREGMAFPGGSAPYYMQHRGGGVGGSVPGTGTQSGGFQPPSGFRALSNVSPGSAFKVESQPQHASFSHGINTGSSPDGGSGVPSSGEPVKKKRGRPRKYGPDGSVSLMLSPMSATANSTPGSGTSSEKRPRGRPPGSGRKQQLATLGEWMNNSAGLAFSPHVITVGVGEDIVAKLLSFARQRPRAVCILTGTGTISSVTLRQPASTSISVTYEGRFQILCLSGSYLVAEEGGPHNRTGGMSVSLSSPDGHIIGGGVTRLVAASPVQVVACSFVYGGSKPKTKEVTTTTTTTKDSSSEPQSSDKLASPASAPPPNQNYTSSSPSPGIWPASSRPVEVKSAHPHTGIDLTRG